In Fulvia fulva chromosome 8, complete sequence, the DNA window TTCCTCGAGCACACTTGAGGCCACTACGAACTCCGAGCACAATACCCAGCAACACTCACACACACAATCCGCCGACAACACATCGACACAGCCTCAACAGTCGTCGAACGAAGATCCAGCCCTCGACACCCAGCTCGACCGCGACCTCGACGCCGAGATCAATCCGACCACCAACACCAACACCGACTCTATGATGATGGACGGCATCGATGCCACTCGGTCTTCCATAGCTCCAGCAGCTGGCGGAGAACCTAATGGTCTACCAAACATACCAGCAGTTGCAGAACCTCGGATACCTCAGAAGAAAGACACCTCCCTGCGTGAGTTCCTAGGCAAGATGGACGACTACGCACCCCTCATCCCGGACGCCGTCTCAGACTACTACTTCACTCTCGCTGGTCTTCCTCCCCCACCAGAGACCGATCGCCGCCTAGCGCGCCTCCTCGCCCTTTCAACCCAGAAGTTCATCGCAGACATTGCAGCAGATGCGTATCAGTACAGCAGGATACGGAGCACCAACACCACAAGTAACAACCCCATGACTGGTCTTGGTGGCGCTGCAGGCTTTGGTATGAACCTGCCTCAAGGCAGTGAAGGTGAGGGTGGCGGCAAGGGAAAGAAGGACGCAGGCAAGGCAGCTCCACTGGGTGGACCGCGAGCTGGATATGGTGGAGGTGGAGGTGCTGGTGGTCAGGGCAGAACGGTGCTGACTATGGAGGATCTTGGCATGGCCGTCGGCGAGTACGGCGTGAACGTGAAGAGAGGCGAGTTCTACAGATGATACTGAGGTCAATGGGAATGGAGCATTGCATACGATGGCGTTTGGGTGAGTATGGGACTTCGTTCTCGGCCGGCGAGCCTTGAGAATGGAGATGACAAAATGGCGTTTGTGGTATGTTACGTCTAGAACTTGAGCTATGATATCCCTGATGAGGTGGTACTTTCTACGCGGAATGGGTGTAAAAGTACGTATTACAGCAAGAAACGTGAAGACATATGGCCTGTGCTGCCACGCTTTCCCAAGTCGGCACTTGCCTGTGGCTCAATCGTGCCTAACATCAGCAGTTGCGACCAACTATCACCGCAAAGTACGTGAAGGGACCTTCAGCCACATTACACGATCCACACTACATTCCACCTCACACACATTTTCGTTTACCATCACACAAAGTCGACATCGCAAAATGCCCCACGATTCCGATCTCTTTTGGAAGAGCACTGGCGGGCAGGATTGGCTGGCCTTCATGCGCGGTCTACCGGCCTCCACCCGCGCTCTAGTGGAGCTCTTCCGGCGAGACAATTACCGGCGCACTATGGCCCTGAAGGGTGCGAAGAAGCTACTGGACTTGCACAGATTGCTTGTTGTGATGGTGCTTGGACTGGGCTTGGGACATGATGGGGTCTGCCCGGTCGAGATGAGAACCGCTTTGTTCTGGACATGCTAGTGCTTGTGCCAAACAAGCTCTGGCCCGGTTCAGACAAGGGTAGTATTTTCTGGAACTTGGCTGGTGGACTAGTCTGGCTTCAGCACAACCACACAGGGCAAATGTCACAACCAGCAGGGGCCAACTACAGCAACTTCAATGTCAGCGATCAAGCCAGGGTACACGCGGGCGATAACTACATCAGTACGTTAAACCCTCCCCCGTCACACACAATATTGTCTCAAAGTATCAACAGCTTTGCCGGCCCCAGCCAAGCCATCACCACGGTCTCTAGTGCCTCAGTTCTTCAGCAGAGACAAGAGCTTCATCGGCCGCGAGGACATCATCAAGGACTTAGAGAGTAGACTCGCCAACGACGACTACCACAACAGGATCGCATTGACGGGGCTTGGTGGCATCGGGTAAGTCCGTTGACCTTTCTACTTCATTCCGACGTGCTTACTCTATGCAGCAAGTCTCAGATCGCCTTGGAGTTCGCGAGCCATTATTCGAAACGCCACCCTGGCCACTGGGTCTTCTGGGTCAGCGCGAGCTCGAAAAGCCGTTTTGTGCAAGACATGGAAGAAATTGCAGCACTTCTAGGGATGCCCGCTACTACTGATCGCCAGGGAACGCTTAAATCTGTCTGCCGTTGCCTGAGTGACCCTCAAAACGGCACCTGGCTCATGATCATCGACAATGCTGACGCCGAAGACGTACTTTTCAGTACCGGATACATGCTTGGCTCCGAATCCTGGACGGCGTCAGGGAAAAAGAGTTTCGCTGCGGCGCAGCGATTCGCTTGTTGGCGTCCGCTTTGCACAAGAAGCTTTTCGCGGAAGTGAACAGCAATTTGGACTTTATTATGACAAGGACACAATCCGCCGTTGGTTTTCTCTCGCCAATTGTCTGCTCTTCGTCTGTCAACCTGCAGCTACTGAGCAGATACTGAACCGTCTCACGGTCATTCTCGACATTATGGGTGAGCTCTACCCTGACCATGCGAGCCTTGTACTCTATCACACAGTCGTCGATATGCTTGTGGACGTACGTGTCGCCAGGAACAAAGAGCTAGGGAGTATGTTGCCTCTACTGGATGCATTTCCTGCTGCTCAGCATAGCAGCAACACATCATCGGTCATTAACAGGGTACTGGTGGATGTCGATGTCCTCATGCGAGCCGGCAACGTTCGAGGGGCTGTGAGATACCTAGAGCCGCGCGTGCATAAGCTAGCCTGCGTTATTGCTGGCAACAGAATATGTGAGAAACTCATACAATGCTACTGTATGCTGGGAGAGTACGCCAAAGCGGAGGCTTTCGCAGAGGACATTCAGCAGAGCAAGCGAAACAGTCGCAGGAGCGATCTAAACATTCGATATCACCGTCAGTTGAACTTGAGCGAGATCCGGAGGTGGCAAGGACGCAACGAAGAAGCAGTCGATATCATGCGGCATGCCTTGAAGGAATTGGAAAGGGCTGGAGAGGATCCCGCAGGCGCCACCGCCGTCCAGCGCAGATGGTTACTGAACATATACTTGGCCAAGGCCAGAGCTTCGAATGACAAGGACCAATAGGTAAGTGTGGTCGGGAATGGCGATGTGAACATCATGTGTCAAAAAGACGGAAAAGTTACAATTTCCGGTCACATTACCGTCAGCTTTCATAATTTGCAGTGAAGGATCCTCGACCACTTGCTCTTTGGTGTGCCTCCTCGGTATTCTCCAGCTCGTCTGCGACTTTAGCTGGAACCAAGTCTCGGTCATTGACACATGTATCGCACCCTTCGACCACGTTCTCTCCGACACCTGCCAACAACACCGAACCAAAGCAGTACCCATCTGCTATGAGCATGCAACCCCCAACGTTCCGAACCACGATCCGAACGTCACCACTCAGAGTTCGAATTCATGAGAGCCTTCTCAGCAGACTGCGTTCCGCGCGGTCGGAATTTCAGGTGCCCTCCAGGAGGTTGTACGACTGATATGTACATCTTGGATCGTATGACGACGAGGTGCACTGAGCAAAACGCCGATGAGTTCCCTGAGCAGGTGCGAGGCACAGTTGCTGTTCCAGAAGGGGGTTTCTCGAAGCGTGACAGAGTGCAGTTGGGAGGAGTGCGGCATTGAGGTAGATGGTGGTGTGCTTAGGGCGAATGTGTCAATTTGGGATCGGGATGGAGAGCCTTTGCGTGGAGTTATCGACTGAATGAGATAGCGTTGGGGAGTGGACGTCCTCAGGAGCAAGGTCTGTCATACTAGAAGTTGCATTGTCTGCTATCATGAGTGTATAATCGCCGACGACTATCAAGCGGTCTTCTTCTGAGCACGGAATTTCTCATGCCACTTTCTCTTCGCTCCAATGGCTGACTTTGCTTCTGCTGGAGGAGCGCCATTGGCGGCGGCCGTGGTTGAATGATAGCCATCCACGTACTTGATGCCGCTGCCATCGTCGTGCAGGCTATATGCGCCAGCAAGAAGGTTCAGTTCACACTTACTCCGCCAGGCTTCTGGCATAGCATCCTTCCATGCTTTCTTGAAGCCTGCAACGTCAGTCATCCTACCTCCCGACCCATGCTCCAGCTGACTCCGCCCAATGAAGCGTACACATCGGTCTTCATCTATTGCAAGGTTACCACCTGGTGTTGATGTCGACACTGCTGCGAACACAGCCGCGAGAATCTCCAAGGGCCAGTCGCTCCGAAGATCTAGCGCGAACGCAGGTATGTCGTCAGCGATGAAAGGATCCGTCAGATTCGCACCCTCTGCCGTCGCTGCTGTAATGGCTGCCTGCCATATCTGAGTCTTCACAGCCGCGCTTGGTGTGAAGCAACCCTCAGGGTCCGTCGACTCGAAGCACGCCAATTCTGACCACCCATCCTGGCATTCAACCTCGCTCAATGGGATGTGAGAGAATAGTTCTGCCTTGGAAATGGACTTTTGCGAGCCGTAATTGCCGGTCGACGCGTAAGTCGGCAGTACTTTCTTGATATAGGGCGCTGCGGACTGCTTGGCCTCGGGGAGTAGCTCGAGCGTAGAGTCACATTTGGACCAGGCTTGGACGCCTATCCGCGGGACAACGCCATCCTTGTCCGGGGTCTCGAGCTGGTGGGTGAGGTAGACGCTGTTGGACGTGCTGACCTGACGTATGTTCCATGTCTTGTCCTTGGTGCAGAGTACGGCGTTGGCGTCTTTGGCATCGCCTGTGACATCTTCTGTTGACTTTAGCTGTAATCTATGTTGTCATTAGTCTTTGCTTGAATGGTTCAGGATCTATATGTACCCACAGCGGCGGAGTCTCCGAGGTGATTAGCGCGAGAAGTTCGGCGGGCAGCTCCAGCAGGCGAACGTGGTGTAGGCCCCGTCCTGGCAGTACGGTCATGGGAATGCCTCTCCGGCCTTGCTGGGTGGACATTGCCGTTATCTGAATGTGTATTGTGGGACGGTAAGTGGTTGATGAACGAGAGATAGAGCCATGGACTATTCTACACGTGGGGTCGCGTGCGGGTCGTGCTCTCTCCGCAATGGCGCTAGCAAGGTAGTATGCACGATCCTGGTCTGCAACACTCACCTGCGCTGCGCAAGAGGCCCAACCTGGTCGCTGCCATTGTTTGTGTGCACAGTTGCGCTGCCCTCACCACTTTCCAGGGCGGCTGTGCGACTGGGCGCCCGCGGGTTGTTTACTGCCGCCACACTCCTGTCAACACCCATTTTGCATGGCGCAACGACCTTGACGACGCGACGAGATAATGAACAGCCCTCGGACCACAGACACAACACAAGAGCACGCGATATAGAAGGCGCGCAGCCGTCGGGCCAGCAATAGCAGTAGCAACATACACATGGCGACAGTAATACCGGGGCCGCCTGCACTGTCAGGCGAGCTGGCCCTCTTTCACACCACCGATCCGCTGTTGGGCAACTCTCCCGTGCTGCTCTTCCACGGCCCAGCAGCCAGCCTTGGCGCAACCAGCTCGCGCATACAGGTGCATGTCCTCACGCCAGCGGGACTAGGTCCATATTCGCGACTGTCCGTCTCGCCGAATTCGCCATTCTACTCTGCAGTCAGCAACCTTCCGCGTGAAGAGCAGGGTGATGAGGTGTGCCGCGGGCTGGCTTTCGGCCTCAAGAAGTACTTCTCGGAGCTGCCCGAAGCAGTAAGGACGACATGGTGCGCGCAGGTCAAGACGCCTTCGCCTGGTGCGTTGTTCGGCGACGACCATATTGCTATTTTGGCGACGCGCATGACCAAGATCGAGAACGTGGATGACGTGATTGGAGACATATCGGACGCCTTCTGCGAGCAGAGGCTGTCCTGGTTGGATGTAGACGTTGTACTCCCTCCTGGTGCCATCAAAGATCAGCCAGATCGATCCGACTCAGCTGGACCTGACGAGCTCGATGAAGACGAATTGCTGAAGCAGAAGTTTGGACGCTATGCTGAGCTGATCGCCAGCTTTGGTGATGTTGCGTTTTTACCCACATCGCGAGTCAAGAGGGCGCCTTCCAAAGCGAATGCGATTGGCAGAAGTGCAACATTCGCAAAGCACCAGAAGGAGAACGCAAGACGCGAGCTGAGTGAATTACTCAATACCGAGGAGAACTATGTGAGCCGGCTGGGTGAACTACAAAGCCTATCTGAAACCCTTGGAGCGGACCTCAAAGCTACACATCAACAACGACTCTCCGAAGTCTTCTCTCCTGCCATCGGTCATATCCTCGAGGTGAACAGGAACTTCTTGGATGCTCTCAAGTCTGTGGTGGAAAGCAATGAGGTTGCAGCAGAAGATGACATTGAGAATTCTCAGGACATCGAGGAAGCTGCTCCTCATCAAACGCCAGAACCAGCCTCAGATCTGCAAGGCATCGCTCAAGTGGCACTCTGCCTGTGTGAGTGGTTCCCGAAGTTCGCGGAGTGCTACAAGGACTATTTGAGTGCTCATGCTCAGGCATCCCAAGTGCTTCGCACGATCTTGCGAAGCGGTGATGCTCTCGCAAATGAGTTCCAAGACATTGGAGAGCAGAAAGTCATTTCGTTGCTCATCGAACCGGTCCAGCGTCTTCCGCGATACAATCTCTACATCGATGGCATCACTAAGCAGCTACCTGCAAGACATCCTGCATTGAAGCCATTACTTCGAGCACGCGACATTGTTACCGAGATATGCGCCGAGAATGAAGGATCAGAGACTGCAGCAGTGGTGGAGAGGCTGAGGTCTCGAACAACTGGCTGGCCCGGAGACATCAGCATTACTGGCAGACTGATTACTGGCGCCGACTACGTCGAGCTCGTGGCGCCGTATGCTGCGGAGGGATGCGATGGCCCGCGTGGCATCTTGCTCCTATTTACTGACGGTATTGTCGTGCTGGAGAAGTCTGGCAACAGCAGAACAAATGCCAGGGCGCTGTTGACAGAACTCGAAAGTGGCTCGTTGCCGACTAGATCAGTGGAAAGCCTTCCCGAGACGGCTGGAGATCTGCACTTCATTCGTCGTCTCCAGCTTGACGCCGTGCAGTGCACCGAAGGTCACGATGGACAAACTTTGCAGCTACTCACCTTCTTCAAACTCGCCATGGGCGCACTCGCTTCTCACGAGCCCATACTGGACTCATGTCAGATTGTGAGGCTCGAAGCATCGTACGAAAGCAGGGTATCGCGCTTCATAGAGGAAGTCACGAAAGCAAGAGTTGAGAGTCGCTTCTCCGAGGCGGAAAGAGAGTCGATGAGATGGGAGCTACGTGCGACAGATCCCGCCTCTGACAGCCTGAGCTTGTTCGGAGCG includes these proteins:
- a CDS encoding Transcription initiation factor TFIID subunit 10; amino-acid sequence: MADTNDPTSSSSTLEATTNSEHNTQQHSHTQSADNTSTQPQQSSNEDPALDTQLDRDLDAEINPTTNTNTDSMMMDGIDATRSSIAPAAGGEPNGLPNIPAVAEPRIPQKKDTSLREFLGKMDDYAPLIPDAVSDYYFTLAGLPPPPETDRRLARLLALSTQKFIADIAADAYQYSRIRSTNTTSNNPMTGLGGAAGFGMNLPQGSEGEGGGKGKKDAGKAAPLGGPRAGYGGGGGAGGQGRTVLTMEDLGMAVGEYGVNVKRGEFYR